From a region of the Sesamum indicum cultivar Zhongzhi No. 13 linkage group LG3, S_indicum_v1.0, whole genome shotgun sequence genome:
- the LOC105156804 gene encoding probable receptor-like protein kinase At5g18500: MGSGFNFDWSKKTHIFHLKVWVLVTIFLGIFILLVLLLLWCCIARKTSKKKNTLPISLIPNVSGEIKEIKIDQNSANHVDRDSDIFNVPEKYGEKDSDKLLVHFKNDKEKNDDGSTQSGSFNYLDKDDSALESGDKKGSSHPITVASPLAGLPELSHLGWGHWFTLRDLEVATNKFSKDNIIGEGGYGIVYRGQLINGATVAVKRLLNNLGQAEKEFRVEVEAIGHVRHKNLVRLLGYCIEGTHRLLVYEYVNNGNLEQWLHGAMSHHGHLTWEGRMKILLGTAKALAYLHDAIEPKVVHRDIKSSNILIDDDFNAKISDFGLAKLLGAGKSHIITRVMGTFGYVAPEYASSGFLNEKSDVYSFGVVLVEAITGRDPVDDSQPVHEKSLVDWLKMMVAAKRWEEVVDPNLETRPSTSALKRALLTALRCVDPNAEQRPAMSQVVRMLESEEYPIPREGRKRQKEKH; encoded by the exons ATGGGTTCCGGTTTTAATTTCGATTGGTCCAAGAAAACTCACATCTTTCATCTCAAGGTTTGGGTTTTAGTCACCATCTTTCTCGGCATCTTTATACTACTTGTTCTATTGTTGCTATGGTGTTGTATCGCACGCAAGAcatccaagaaaaagaatacacTGCCTATAAGTCTGATTCCGAATGTATCCGgagaaatcaaagaaataaagatagaCCAGAATTCGGCCAACCATGTCGACCGTGATTCGGATATCTTCAATGTCCCGGAAAAGTATGGTGAAAAAGATTCTGATAAACTTTTGGTGCATTTCAAGAATGACAAGGAAAAGAATGATGATGGGAGCACTCAATCTGGTTCATTTAATTATCTTGACAAGGATGATTCTGCACTTGAATCTGGGGACAAGAAGGGTTCATCACATCCTATCACTGTCGCTTCCCCTCTAGCGGGTCTTCCTGAGCTCTCTCACCTTGGTTGGGGTCATTGGTTTACTCTGAGGGATCTGGAAGTTGCAACCAATAAGTTCTCAAAGGATAACATTATTGGAGAGGGTGGATATGGTATTGTGTATCGTGGCCAACTGATCAATGGTGCAACCGTGGCCGTGAAAAGGCTCCTAAATAACTT GGGACAGGCAGAGAAGGAATTTAGGGTGGAAGTAGAGGCTATTGGTCATGTCCGGCATAAAAATTTAGTTCGACTTTTGGGTTATTGTATTGAAGGCACGCATAG GTTGTTGGTATATGAGTACGTCAACAATGGCAATCTTGAGCAATGGCTCCATGGAGCAATGTCCCATCATGGGCACCTCACATGGGAGGGACGTATGAAGATTCTGCTAGGCACGGCTAAGGC TCTTGCATATCTACATGATGCAATTGAACCCAAAGTTGTTCATCGAGACATTAAGTCGAGCAATATATTGATAGATGATGATTTCAATGCTAAAATATCTGATTTTGGACTTGCCAAGTTGTTGGGTGCTGGGAAGAGTCATATTATCACCAGAGTTATGGGAACCTTTGG ATATGTGGCTCCAGAATATGCAAGCAGCGGCTTCCTAAATGAGAAGAGTGATGTTTATAGCTTTGGCGTTGTGCTTGTGGAAGCTATAACTGGCAGAGATCCAGTAGATGATAGTCAACCCGTCCATGAG AAAAGCCTGGTTGACTGGCTGAAAATGATGGTTGCAGCCAAACGTTGGGAGGAAGTGGTTGACCCAAATCTAGAGACAAGGCCGTCTACATCTGCGCTTAAACGAGCTCTATTGACCGCCTTAAGGTGTGTGGATCCAAACGCTGAACAAAGGCCAGCCATGAGCCAAGTGGTGCGAATGCTTGAGTCAGAAGAATATCCAATACCAAGAGAG GGTCGTAAAAGGCAAAAGGAGAAACATTGA
- the LOC105156806 gene encoding pto-interacting protein 1 isoform X1 produces the protein MVIIIHALCPFLLQVFFFTIHILLHHHLPHPAALTTFLNPLQQLHTNIISKYLSFSIQVLLGEQIMSCFGCCEEDDMHKAAGNGPYMTTHSAGNPAGYHSTETAQKDKQTITMQPIAVPAILVDELKDITDNFGSKSLIGEGSYGRVYHGVLKSGQAAAIKKLDSSKQPDQEFLAQVSIVSRLKHENVVELLGYCVDGGLRVLAYEYAANGSLHDILHGRKGVKGAQPGPVLSWAQRVKIAVGAAKGLEYLHEKAQPHIIHRDIKSSNVLLFDDDVAKIADFDLSNQAPDMAARLHSTRVLGTFGYHAPEYAMTGQLSSKSDVYSFGVVLLELLTGRKPVDHTLPRGQQSLVTWATPKLSEDKVKQCVDARLNGEYPPKAVAKMAAVAALCVQYEADFRPNMSIVVKALQPLLNTRSGPSTDTPNL, from the exons atggtAATTATAATTCACGCGCTTtgcccttttcttcttcaagtcttcttcttcacaattCACATCCTCCTCCATCATCATCTCCCCCATCCAGCAGCACTCACAACTTTCCTCAACCCTCTTCAACAGTTGCACACCAACATCATCAGCAAATACCTTTCTTTCTCTATTCAG GTACTCTTAGGTGAGCAAATCATGAGTTGCTTTGGTTGTTGTGAGGAAGATGACATGCATAAAGCTGCGGGTAATGGGCCATACATGACAACACACTCTGCGG GCAACCCTGCAGGGTATCATTCCACAGAAACAGCACAAAAGGACAAACAGACTATCACTATGCAACCGATTGCTGTCCCTGCCATTCTGGTGGATGAGTTGAAGGACATCACAGATAATTTTGGTTCCAAGTCTTTGATTGGTGAGGGATCCTATGGAAGGGTGTACCACGGAGTCCTGAAAAGTGGACAGGCGGCAGCAATTAAAAAGTTAGACTCTAGCAAGCAGCCAGACCAAGAATTTTTGGCACAG GTGTCCATAGTCTCCAGATTAAAGCATGAAAATGTGGTTGAGCTACTTGGGTACTGTGTGGATGGTGGCCTGCGAGTGCTCGCTTATGAGTATGCTGCAAATGGGTCCCTACATGACATTCTTCATG GACGCAAAGGTGTCAAAGGTGCACAGCCAGGTCCAGTCTTGTCATGGGCACAAAGAGTTAAAATTGCTGTGGGAGCTGCAAAAGGACTAGAATACTTGCATGAGAAGGCACAGCCTCATATTATTCATCGTGACATCAAGTCGAGCAATGTCCTACtttttgatgatgatgttgcTAAGATTGCGGATTTTGATTTGTCAAATCAAGCCCCTGATATGGCAGCTCGTCTTCATTCAACTCGTGTTCTTGGGACTTTTGGTTATCATGCTCCTGA ATATGCGATGACTGGGCAGCTAAGTTCAAAGAGTGACGTTTACAGCTTCGGTGTGGTACTTCTGGAACTGTTGACTGGCCGTAAACCAGTCGATCATACACTGCCGAGGGGACAGCAGAGTCTTGTGACATGG GCTACACCCAAGCTCAGTGAAGACAAGGTCAAGCAGTGTGTCGATGCTAGACTGAATGGCGAATACCCTCCTAAGGCAGTTGCAAAG ATGGCTGCGGTTGCTGCCTTGTGTGTGCAATATGAAGCTGATTTTCGGCCAAACATGAGCATTGTAGTAAAAGCTCTCCAGCCTCTGTTGAATACTCGATCTGGACCTTCTACTGATACACCAAACTTGTGA
- the LOC105156806 gene encoding pto-interacting protein 1 isoform X2 yields MSCFGCCEEDDMHKAAGNGPYMTTHSAGNPAGYHSTETAQKDKQTITMQPIAVPAILVDELKDITDNFGSKSLIGEGSYGRVYHGVLKSGQAAAIKKLDSSKQPDQEFLAQVSIVSRLKHENVVELLGYCVDGGLRVLAYEYAANGSLHDILHGRKGVKGAQPGPVLSWAQRVKIAVGAAKGLEYLHEKAQPHIIHRDIKSSNVLLFDDDVAKIADFDLSNQAPDMAARLHSTRVLGTFGYHAPEYAMTGQLSSKSDVYSFGVVLLELLTGRKPVDHTLPRGQQSLVTWATPKLSEDKVKQCVDARLNGEYPPKAVAKMAAVAALCVQYEADFRPNMSIVVKALQPLLNTRSGPSTDTPNL; encoded by the exons ATGAGTTGCTTTGGTTGTTGTGAGGAAGATGACATGCATAAAGCTGCGGGTAATGGGCCATACATGACAACACACTCTGCGG GCAACCCTGCAGGGTATCATTCCACAGAAACAGCACAAAAGGACAAACAGACTATCACTATGCAACCGATTGCTGTCCCTGCCATTCTGGTGGATGAGTTGAAGGACATCACAGATAATTTTGGTTCCAAGTCTTTGATTGGTGAGGGATCCTATGGAAGGGTGTACCACGGAGTCCTGAAAAGTGGACAGGCGGCAGCAATTAAAAAGTTAGACTCTAGCAAGCAGCCAGACCAAGAATTTTTGGCACAG GTGTCCATAGTCTCCAGATTAAAGCATGAAAATGTGGTTGAGCTACTTGGGTACTGTGTGGATGGTGGCCTGCGAGTGCTCGCTTATGAGTATGCTGCAAATGGGTCCCTACATGACATTCTTCATG GACGCAAAGGTGTCAAAGGTGCACAGCCAGGTCCAGTCTTGTCATGGGCACAAAGAGTTAAAATTGCTGTGGGAGCTGCAAAAGGACTAGAATACTTGCATGAGAAGGCACAGCCTCATATTATTCATCGTGACATCAAGTCGAGCAATGTCCTACtttttgatgatgatgttgcTAAGATTGCGGATTTTGATTTGTCAAATCAAGCCCCTGATATGGCAGCTCGTCTTCATTCAACTCGTGTTCTTGGGACTTTTGGTTATCATGCTCCTGA ATATGCGATGACTGGGCAGCTAAGTTCAAAGAGTGACGTTTACAGCTTCGGTGTGGTACTTCTGGAACTGTTGACTGGCCGTAAACCAGTCGATCATACACTGCCGAGGGGACAGCAGAGTCTTGTGACATGG GCTACACCCAAGCTCAGTGAAGACAAGGTCAAGCAGTGTGTCGATGCTAGACTGAATGGCGAATACCCTCCTAAGGCAGTTGCAAAG ATGGCTGCGGTTGCTGCCTTGTGTGTGCAATATGAAGCTGATTTTCGGCCAAACATGAGCATTGTAGTAAAAGCTCTCCAGCCTCTGTTGAATACTCGATCTGGACCTTCTACTGATACACCAAACTTGTGA